The Gracilimonas sp. genome includes a region encoding these proteins:
- a CDS encoding M20/M25/M40 family metallo-hydrolase — translation MKKKSLLLLAALLVISLGCTTQQQQVTLDTEQLIEDLRVISSDEMEGRRAGTEGNRKAREYLLQRFEEDGAQPFQNSFTHEFTFTNRSGEEMTGVNVIGQIKGKTDSVMVITAHYDHLGIRDSLIYNGADDDASGTAALLAYIDYFSQTQPNHTLVFAAFDAEEMGLQGARAFVEDSVFLEKVKLNINLDMIAQNDSNEIYAVGTFHYPELKPVLENVETGEINLLFGHDNPDSGLDDWTYASDHGPFHQKGVPFVYFGVADHEHYHRHTDDFETIPQEFYKGTVRMIRNAIVAFDEQ, via the coding sequence TTGAAGAAGAAATCACTGCTTTTATTAGCTGCATTATTAGTAATCAGCCTGGGCTGTACCACTCAGCAGCAGCAAGTAACGTTAGATACTGAACAGCTTATTGAAGATCTTCGGGTGATTTCTTCCGATGAGATGGAAGGGCGGCGTGCAGGAACGGAAGGCAACCGTAAAGCCCGGGAGTATCTGCTGCAACGATTTGAAGAAGATGGAGCTCAGCCATTTCAGAATTCCTTTACCCATGAGTTCACCTTTACTAATAGAAGCGGCGAGGAGATGACCGGTGTGAACGTAATTGGCCAAATCAAAGGAAAGACGGATTCAGTGATGGTGATTACCGCTCATTATGATCACCTCGGTATTCGTGACAGCCTGATCTATAACGGAGCGGATGACGACGCTTCGGGCACTGCAGCTCTGCTGGCTTACATCGACTATTTTAGCCAGACTCAACCCAATCATACCCTGGTGTTTGCCGCTTTCGATGCCGAAGAGATGGGCTTACAGGGGGCACGAGCTTTTGTAGAAGATTCTGTTTTCCTTGAAAAAGTGAAACTGAACATCAACCTGGATATGATTGCGCAAAATGATTCAAATGAGATCTATGCGGTTGGTACTTTTCATTATCCGGAACTGAAACCAGTATTAGAAAATGTAGAAACCGGTGAAATCAATTTACTATTTGGCCACGATAACCCTGACAGCGGGCTAGATGACTGGACCTATGCATCAGATCACGGGCCATTTCACCAAAAAGGGGTTCCGTTTGTGTACTTCGGGGTGGCAGATCATGAACACTATCATCGCCATACGGATGACTTCGAAACCATTCCTCAGGAGTTTTATAAAGGAACCGTTCGAATGATACGAAATGCCATTGTAGCTTTTGATGAGCAGTAG
- a CDS encoding PIN domain-containing protein, with protein MSRYLLDTNVCLDAALLRSNNESALRILSASETGQIEGIIAAHVPDTIFYIIAHQIDRQAAYEVLEGLAQTVSIGTIDQEVFTYSLQAKWKDFEDALHHFCALDNKCDAIITRNKRDYKASKLPVYTPEEFVTRFLTEE; from the coding sequence ATGTCCCGCTATTTATTGGACACCAATGTTTGCCTTGATGCTGCATTATTGCGCTCAAATAATGAATCGGCTCTCAGAATTTTATCCGCTTCTGAAACAGGTCAGATTGAAGGTATAATTGCCGCCCATGTACCCGATACGATCTTCTATATAATTGCTCATCAAATAGACAGACAGGCAGCTTACGAAGTGCTCGAGGGTTTGGCCCAAACCGTGAGTATTGGAACCATAGACCAAGAGGTTTTCACTTATTCATTGCAGGCTAAATGGAAAGATTTTGAAGATGCCCTCCATCATTTCTGCGCATTAGATAATAAGTGTGATGCGATCATTACCCGTAATAAACGGGATTACAAAGCATCCAAACTTCCCGTTTACACTCCGGAGGAGTTTGTGACAAGGTTCCTGACTGAAGAATAA
- a CDS encoding DUF6364 family protein — translation MKEKLTLSIEKSVKAKAKRIAGKSGKSVSGLFEDFIIELSKEDYWNPPKESATEQISKAVPNNKKVNSYDYKSLKGRALQSKMKRF, via the coding sequence ATGAAGGAAAAACTAACTCTTTCAATTGAAAAGTCTGTAAAGGCCAAAGCCAAGCGTATTGCAGGTAAGAGCGGCAAAAGTGTATCCGGACTGTTCGAAGATTTTATCATTGAATTATCTAAAGAGGACTATTGGAACCCTCCAAAAGAATCAGCTACAGAACAAATTTCCAAAGCAGTTCCTAATAATAAAAAAGTGAATAGTTACGATTACAAGTCGTTAAAAGGAAGAGCCCTTCAAAGTAAAATGAAAAGGTTCTGA
- a CDS encoding OsmC family protein, with protein sequence MKIDVTWLGKDFHMEAENETDGKIRIDGKNNIGGLEGGLSPMQLLLAGIGGCSAIDVISILEKQKQDLTDLKVEVDADKQKLDAGYSEYKTIHLHFILSGNLDPKKVQRALDLSITKYCSVSKALEKGSEISYDYEIK encoded by the coding sequence ATGAAAATTGATGTAACCTGGCTTGGCAAAGACTTCCACATGGAAGCAGAAAACGAAACTGATGGAAAAATCCGAATTGATGGCAAAAATAATATTGGCGGACTCGAAGGCGGATTAAGCCCCATGCAATTGTTGCTGGCCGGTATTGGCGGGTGCAGCGCTATTGATGTAATATCGATCCTCGAAAAGCAAAAACAAGACCTCACCGATCTTAAAGTAGAAGTGGATGCCGACAAACAAAAGCTGGATGCCGGTTATTCTGAGTATAAAACCATACACCTGCATTTTATCCTGTCCGGGAATCTGGATCCCAAAAAAGTTCAGCGTGCCTTAGATTTGTCCATCACCAAATACTGCTCGGTTTCCAAAGCACTGGAGAAAGGCTCCGAGATTAGCTACGACTACGAAATCAAATAA
- the hisG gene encoding ATP phosphoribosyltransferase produces the protein MNRTKDSSTSLRIAIQKSGRLTDKTIDLLEGIGIEFDNYKRNLIVKTRNFDVELLLLRDDDIPEYVQDGVCDLGFVGANETQETGADVTPIRDLQYGKCRLSLAAPKDGDIQSPQDFEGKKVATSYPNLTRRFFEERDINIQIVEISGAVEIAPQLKVADAIVDLVSSGGTLKANGLVELDTILHSQTQLIRTNKELSPGKKELIERFLVRMDGYQKAAKSRYIMMNASTSNVERIKEIIPSMKSPTVMPLADNDMVAIHTVIPLDKFWTVMEELKEAGASDIVMLPIESMIL, from the coding sequence ATGAACAGAACAAAAGATTCTTCTACCTCTTTACGTATTGCTATTCAAAAAAGCGGTCGCCTGACTGATAAGACCATCGACTTACTGGAGGGCATCGGTATAGAGTTCGATAACTATAAGCGGAACCTGATTGTTAAAACCCGAAATTTTGATGTTGAGCTTTTATTGCTGCGCGATGATGACATCCCCGAGTATGTACAGGATGGTGTGTGCGATCTGGGTTTTGTGGGAGCCAACGAAACCCAGGAAACAGGCGCAGATGTAACCCCGATTCGGGATCTTCAATACGGGAAGTGCCGGCTTTCATTAGCAGCACCTAAAGACGGAGATATTCAGTCGCCACAGGATTTTGAAGGGAAGAAAGTAGCAACGAGCTATCCAAATTTGACCCGTCGTTTCTTCGAAGAACGAGATATAAATATTCAGATTGTTGAAATATCCGGAGCTGTAGAAATAGCCCCTCAGCTTAAAGTAGCCGACGCCATTGTGGATCTGGTTTCCAGCGGAGGCACGCTGAAAGCAAACGGACTGGTTGAGCTGGATACCATTCTGCACTCACAAACCCAGCTCATCCGAACCAACAAAGAACTTTCACCCGGCAAAAAGGAGCTGATTGAACGGTTTTTAGTGAGGATGGACGGCTATCAAAAAGCTGCGAAAAGCCGCTACATTATGATGAATGCATCCACATCCAATGTGGAAAGGATTAAGGAAATTATTCCTTCCATGAAAAGCCCTACGGTGATGCCGTTGGCGGATAACGATATGGTAGCTATTCATACCGTGATTCCCCTGGATAAATTCTGGACAGTGATGGAAGAACTAAAAGAAGCAGGCGCTTCGGATATCGTAATGCTGCCCATTGAAAGCATGATCCTGTAG
- the hisD gene encoding histidinol dehydrogenase translates to MRTYNYRDLKPAQLTELLKRPKIDFASIFSTVQPIIEAVENDGDEAVRKFTHKFDGVDLDEVCFNPMKQEVSLSKEAKEAIDTAFDNIYAFHKAQVPAPLEIETMPGVRCMKVARPIERVGFYVPGGTAVLPSTAMMLTIPAMIAGCSTKVLATPPGKDGSIAPEIIYIAQKAGVETILKAGGAQAVAAMAVGTESVPKVDKIFGPGNQYVTAAKMILQNSEAQISIDMPAGPSEVLVIADGQANPAYVAADLLSQAEHGQDSQVVLVATAAFDLKKLEQQLEDQLQELPRKDIAKEALEHSFILNVEDLNQAFDFSNEYAPEHLIVNVEEAESYMEKITNAGSVFLGQLTPESVGDYASGTNHTLPTYGYARMYSGVNLAAFQKSVTMQVLSEEGLKNLGPTVEKLAELEELQAHKNAVSIRLKDIQ, encoded by the coding sequence ATGAGAACTTATAACTATAGAGATTTAAAACCGGCACAACTCACGGAGTTGCTGAAGCGACCGAAAATCGACTTTGCCTCTATTTTTAGTACGGTACAACCTATCATTGAAGCAGTTGAAAACGATGGGGATGAAGCGGTCAGAAAGTTTACCCATAAGTTTGATGGGGTAGATTTGGATGAGGTCTGTTTCAACCCGATGAAGCAGGAAGTATCGTTATCAAAAGAAGCAAAAGAGGCTATTGATACGGCATTCGACAATATTTATGCCTTCCATAAAGCGCAGGTTCCGGCTCCGTTAGAAATTGAAACCATGCCGGGCGTACGATGTATGAAGGTGGCGAGACCCATTGAACGGGTAGGATTTTATGTGCCGGGTGGAACGGCGGTATTACCATCAACAGCTATGATGCTGACCATACCTGCTATGATTGCCGGCTGCTCAACAAAAGTGCTGGCAACTCCACCCGGAAAAGACGGTAGTATAGCTCCTGAAATTATTTATATCGCACAAAAAGCCGGTGTGGAAACGATTTTGAAAGCCGGCGGAGCACAGGCGGTAGCAGCGATGGCTGTCGGTACGGAATCGGTCCCAAAAGTGGATAAGATATTCGGGCCGGGTAATCAGTATGTGACGGCAGCAAAAATGATTCTACAAAACTCGGAAGCTCAAATCAGTATTGATATGCCGGCCGGTCCTTCTGAAGTATTGGTTATAGCGGATGGGCAGGCAAACCCGGCTTATGTAGCCGCAGATCTGCTTTCGCAGGCCGAGCATGGCCAAGACAGCCAAGTTGTACTGGTTGCCACGGCTGCTTTTGATCTGAAAAAACTGGAACAGCAATTGGAAGATCAGTTGCAGGAACTTCCACGAAAAGACATTGCCAAAGAAGCCCTCGAACATAGCTTTATACTTAACGTAGAGGATCTGAATCAGGCCTTTGACTTCTCAAACGAATATGCTCCTGAACATTTAATTGTGAATGTGGAAGAAGCAGAAAGTTATATGGAAAAGATTACCAATGCCGGTTCTGTTTTTCTGGGGCAGTTGACGCCGGAAAGCGTAGGTGATTATGCATCGGGAACCAATCACACCCTGCCTACCTATGGGTATGCGCGGATGTACAGCGGGGTAAACCTCGCGGCCTTCCAAAAATCGGTAACCATGCAGGTACTGAGTGAAGAAGGGTTAAAAAATTTGGGTCCCACAGTGGAAAAACTCGCAGAATTGGAAGAGCTTCAGGCACATAAAAATGCTGTAAGCATCCGGTTAAAAGACATACAATAA